The following are from one region of the Juglans regia cultivar Chandler chromosome 10, Walnut 2.0, whole genome shotgun sequence genome:
- the LOC118349606 gene encoding uncharacterized protein LOC118349606, translating to MVVGGGWAEPTAQRKFTSFSSRVRDIQLCLGIQQSTQSLPSSTPYKSATATLPLCWTRLSVRALSHSSASLSYHAVIPISKHMGPLHHQRLPVGGMLRLSLHLLPLHIYITVGDSPVEDKVRQSLSHPIPTTAHFLRDEDKIPPPTTTIFHHYHIAASIIRATLCYKVATAFLDCGEKILFSSFMQASMALANHCTDEGPKTTLDTTLQLLYVITKHSPPSQVKSI from the exons ATGGTGGTCGGCGGCGGTTGGGCAGAACCTACAGCTCAACGAAAGTTCACGAGTTTCTCCTCTCGTGTACGG gACATTCAGTTGTGCCTTGGCATCCAGCAAAGTACTCAAAGTCTCCCCTCTTCCACGCCCTACAAGTCTGCCACCGCCACACTGCCACTGTGTTGGACGAGACTTTCTGTCAGAGCCTTGTCCCATAGCAGTGCCTCTTTGTCCTACCATGCCGTCATTCCCATTTCGAAACACATGGGGCCGCTCCACCATCAACGCCTCCCTGTAGGAGGGATGTTGCGGCTGAGCCttcatctccttcctcttcATATTTATATCACAGTGGGTGATTCTCCTGTCGAAGATAAAGTCCGGCAGAGCCTCTCCCATCCTATTCCAACCACTGCCCACTTCCTTAGGGACGAAgataaaattcctcctcctaccACCACCATATTCCACCACTACCATATAGCGGCCTCGATCATTCGAGCAACACTGTGCTATAAAGTTGCAACTGCCTTCCTGGACTGTGgtgaaaaaatacttttttcttccttcatgcAAGCTTCCATGGCCTTAGCCAACCACTGCACCGATGAGGGTCCCAAAACCACCTTAGACACCACCCTCCAACTTCTCTATGTAATAACCAAACATTCCCCTCCTTCACAAGTGAAAAGTATTTAG
- the LOC118349632 gene encoding uncharacterized protein LOC118349632 has translation MAIKGATWGQSIPLRSCLEAFPTNSNLFKKRIVENPLCPICNLEVEDSAHALWRCELAKDVWSQCSKSLQKCHQPYMAMLQLLEVLIQTMDSRIIQEFAVVARKIWWRRNKLIFEGSFAHPNAVVREARGILDLLIEEESRQDHGQANTLEEDWQAPPSNWVKLNWDSAVDKAKGVIGVGVAVRDSFGYTIATMRTNKHLFPDPLLAEAFGALKAV, from the coding sequence ATGGCAATTAAAGGTGCAACCTGGGGACAAAGTATTCCTTTGAGATCATGCCTTGAGGCCTTTCCAACAAATTCAAATCTCTTTAAGAAGAGAATAGTTGAGAACCCCCTTTGTCCAATCTGCAACTTGGAGGTAGAAGACTCAGCTCATGCACTATGGAGATGTGAATTAGCTAAAGATGTTTGGAGCCAATGTTCAAAAAGCTTACAGAAATGTCATCAACCTTACATGGCTATGCTCCAACTACTAGAAGTCTTAATTCAGACCATGGACAGTCGAATCATACAAGAATTTGCAGTAGTGGCCAGAAAgatatggtggagaagaaacaaactcatttttgaAGGCTCATTTGCACACCCGAATGCTGTGGTGAGGGAAGCAAGAGGTATATTGGATCTGTTAATTGAAGAGGAATCCAGACAGGATCACGGGCAGGCTAATACATTAGAGGAGGATTGGCAGGCTCCTCCATCAAACTGGGTCAAGCTGAATTGGGATAGTGCAGTAGATAAGGCAAAAGGAGTAATTGGAGTGGGAGTAGCAGTTAGGGACAGTTTTGGTTATACAATTGCTACCATGAGAACTAATAAACATCTCTTTCCCGATCCACTACTAGCAGAGGCTTTTGGAGCACTTAAAGCAGTTTAG
- the LOC109001591 gene encoding ubiquitin carboxyl-terminal hydrolase 4-like → MGAAGSKLEKAFGDQFPEGERYFGLENFGNTGYCNCVLQALYFCVPFREQLLEYYANNKNIGDAEENLLTCLADLFSQISSQKKKTGVIAPKRFVQRLKKQSELFRSYMPQDAFEFLNFLLNELVDILEKEAQAAKSDPETSSPSDKAANGPKNVQANGPQKDPLVTWMHKNFQGILTNETKCLRCETVTARDETFFDLSLDIERNSSITSCLENFSSTKILNAKDKYFCDKCCSLQEAQKRMKIKKPPHILVIRLKRYKHIEQLGRYMKLSYWVVFPLELKLSNTMEDADSEYSLFAVVVHVGSGPNHGHYVSLVKSHNHWLFFDDENVEMIDESVVQTFFGSAQDSSNTDHGCILFYESLGNGNKS, encoded by the exons ATGGGTGCTGCGGGCTCCAAGCTCGAGAAGGCTTTCGGCGACCAGTTCCCCGAAGGTGAGCGCTACTTCGGCCTCGAGAATTTCGGCAACACTGGCTATTGTAACTGCGTCTTGCAG GCACTTTATTTTTGCGTCCCATTTCGCGAGCAACTGCTAGAGTATTATGCAAATAACAAAAACATTGGTGATGCAGAAGAAAATCTGTTAACATGCTTAGCAGACCTATTTTCGCAG ATAAGTTCGCAGAAGAAGAAAACAGGTGTCATTGCTCCAAAGCGTTTTGTACAGAGACTGAAGAAACAAAGTGAGCTTTTCCGTAGCTACATGCCCCAG GATGCCTTTGAATTTCTGAATTTTTTGCTGAATGAGCTCGTTGACATATTGGAGAAAGAGGCCCAAGCTGCAAAAAGTGATCCAGAAACATCGTCACCTTCTGATAAAGCTGCAAACGGGCCAAAAAATGTTCAGGCTAATGGTCCTCAAAAAGACCCTTTAGTTACCTGGATGCACAAAAATTTTCAG GGAATACTCACCAATGAAACAAAGTGCCTGAGATGTGAGACAGTGACAGCAAGGGATGAAACATTCTTTGACTTGAGCCTTGATATTGAACGGAATAGTTCAATTACAAGCTGTTTGGAAAACTTCAGCTCAACAAAGATATTGAATGCAAAGGACAAATATTTTTGTGACAAATGCTGTAG TTTGCAAGAAGCAcagaagaggatgaagataaagaagccACCTCACATATTAGTCATCCGTCTGAAGCGTTATAAACACATTGAGCAGCTGGGTCGCTACATGAAGCTGTCTTACTGGGTTGTCTTCCCACTTGAGCTGAAGCTGAGCAACACAATGGAAGATGCAGATTCTGAGTATTCCCTGTTTGCAGTAGTTGTCCATGTTGGAAGTGGGCCCAACCATGGGCACTATGTCAGCCTTGTGAAAAGCCATAACCATTGGTTATTttttgatgatgaaaatgtggAGATGATTGATGAGTCTGTTGTGCAGACATTCTTCGGGTCAGCACAGGATTCAAGTAACACGGATCATGGGTGCATTTTATTCTATGAGAGTCTGGGAAATGGTAACAAGAGTTAA